One genomic window of Nakamurella panacisegetis includes the following:
- a CDS encoding carbohydrate kinase family protein, with protein MSRPHVTVVGDVGLDVVAKLAGAVVFGHDTRAAVAVAPGGAGGNTAAWLAKEDVDVSLIARVGDDEAGRTAATELTAGGISCRFAVDPVLPTCCVVVLVAPDGDRTMLADRGANNAFSPDDVVLPDVDGRAHLHLSGYVLLDEGSRPAGLAALARAKAAGWTTSVDPQAANHIPSVGAQTFLSWVRGVDLLLPNDAELSALGGIEVVLEVVGALVVTHGRHGASWYSPDARVTVPAPQVHETDSTGAGDAFNAGLLASWLAGADPLDALQAGVRAGTAAAAHVGARPRE; from the coding sequence GTGAGCCGGCCGCACGTCACCGTCGTCGGGGACGTGGGCCTCGACGTGGTGGCCAAGCTGGCCGGCGCGGTGGTGTTCGGGCACGACACCCGGGCCGCCGTGGCCGTCGCGCCGGGTGGAGCCGGCGGCAACACCGCGGCCTGGCTGGCCAAAGAGGACGTCGACGTCTCGCTGATCGCCCGGGTCGGCGATGACGAGGCCGGCCGGACCGCTGCGACCGAACTGACCGCGGGCGGTATCAGCTGCCGGTTCGCCGTCGACCCGGTGCTGCCGACCTGCTGCGTCGTCGTGCTGGTGGCCCCGGACGGCGACCGCACCATGCTGGCCGATCGCGGTGCCAACAACGCGTTCTCGCCGGACGACGTGGTGCTGCCCGACGTGGACGGTCGAGCCCATCTGCACCTGTCCGGGTATGTCTTGCTGGACGAAGGGTCACGCCCAGCCGGGCTCGCCGCGTTGGCCAGGGCCAAGGCGGCCGGGTGGACCACATCGGTGGATCCGCAGGCGGCCAACCACATCCCCTCGGTCGGGGCCCAGACCTTCCTGTCCTGGGTGCGCGGCGTCGATCTGCTGCTGCCCAACGACGCCGAACTCAGCGCCCTCGGCGGCATCGAGGTCGTGTTGGAGGTGGTCGGGGCCCTGGTCGTCACCCACGGACGACACGGCGCCTCCTGGTACTCGCCGGACGCCCGCGTCACCGTTCCGGCCCCCCAGGTCCACGAAACCGACTCGACCGGAGCCGGCGACGCGTTCAACGCAGGCCTGCTGGCCAGCTGGCTGGCCGGCGCCGACCCCCTGGACGCGCTGCAGGCCGGCGTGCGGGCCGGGACCGCAGCGGCCGCTCATGTCGGGGCCCGCCCACGGGAGTGA
- a CDS encoding pseudouridine-5'-phosphate glycosidase has translation MTGRARSPLTHGVDVSSLLQIHPEVADALATGGAVVALESTILAHGLPRGDNRVIADRIEGEVRRNGAVPATIAVLDGVVKVGLGPADLDRLCASDDIAKLSVRDLGAALALHRDGATTVASTSALAHRAGISVFATGGLGGVHRGAASSFDVSADLGVLARTPVLVVCAGVKSILDVPGTLEYLETLSVPVLGYRTDRFPGFYLSDSGYGVPWTVRTPAEAAAVVLARRELATDQAGVVLANPIAPDKQLDPDLHDRTLESGLELLRTEGITGKDVTPRLLEFFHHTTHGASLTVNVDLVLSNASLAGEVAVALARAGR, from the coding sequence GTGACCGGCCGGGCCCGATCCCCCTTGACGCATGGAGTAGACGTGAGCTCGTTGCTGCAGATCCACCCGGAAGTGGCGGATGCCCTGGCCACCGGCGGGGCCGTCGTCGCGCTGGAATCGACGATCCTGGCCCACGGGCTGCCCCGCGGCGACAACCGGGTCATCGCCGACCGGATCGAGGGCGAGGTGCGCCGGAACGGCGCGGTCCCGGCCACCATCGCGGTGCTGGACGGGGTGGTCAAGGTCGGTCTCGGGCCGGCCGACCTTGACCGGCTCTGCGCATCCGACGACATCGCCAAACTGTCCGTGCGCGACCTGGGAGCAGCCCTGGCGCTGCACCGGGACGGCGCCACCACCGTCGCGTCCACCTCGGCCCTGGCCCATCGGGCCGGGATCTCGGTCTTCGCCACCGGCGGCCTCGGCGGCGTGCACCGCGGCGCCGCGTCCAGCTTCGACGTGTCGGCCGACCTCGGCGTGCTGGCCCGCACCCCGGTGCTCGTGGTGTGCGCCGGCGTGAAGTCGATCCTCGACGTACCGGGAACCCTGGAGTACCTGGAGACCCTGTCGGTCCCGGTGCTGGGCTACCGCACCGATCGGTTCCCCGGTTTCTACCTCTCGGACTCCGGTTACGGGGTGCCCTGGACGGTCCGGACCCCGGCCGAGGCGGCCGCGGTGGTGCTGGCCCGCCGTGAGCTGGCGACCGATCAGGCGGGGGTCGTGCTGGCCAACCCGATCGCGCCGGACAAGCAGCTGGACCCTGACCTGCACGACCGGACCCTGGAATCGGGTCTGGAACTCCTCCGGACGGAGGGGATCACCGGCAAGGACGTCACGCCCCGGCTCCTGGAGTTCTTCCACCACACGACCCACGGAGCCAGCCTGACGGTCAACGTCGACCTGGTGTTGAGCAACGCGTCTCTGGCCGGCGAGGTCGCCGTCGCTCTCGCCCGGGCCGGTCGGTGA
- a CDS encoding DUF3039 domain-containing protein: protein MSTETLTKPEEQTTDRTGDDTPKMFHYVRKAKIAESAVMGNMVVALCGETFPVTKSAKPGSPVCPDCKKIFDAMPKGRD, encoded by the coding sequence ATGTCGACCGAGACGCTCACCAAACCCGAAGAGCAGACCACTGACCGCACCGGTGACGACACCCCGAAGATGTTCCACTACGTCCGCAAGGCGAAGATCGCGGAGAGCGCCGTCATGGGCAACATGGTGGTGGCGTTGTGTGGGGAGACGTTCCCGGTGACGAAGTCGGCGAAGCCGGGTTCGCCGGTGTGCCCGGACTGCAAGAAGATCTTCGACGCGATGCCCAAGGGTCGCGACTGA
- the dapA gene encoding 4-hydroxy-tetrahydrodipicolinate synthase produces the protein MVSPLVSPSAPFGRVLTAMVTPFTPDGELDLVAARRVASHLVDQGSDGLVVSGTTGESPTTTSDEDGRLLEVVLDEVGHRATVVAGVGTNDTRHSSQLAAQAGRLGAHGLLVVTPYYNKPPQAGILAHMNAVAEAGGGAPVMMYDIPGRTGVQIAESTYLELVKNPLIIAVKDAVGDLERGAWLQRETGIRIYSGDDALNLAWLAVGASGVVSVVSHAAAGAYAEMIRSVDSGDLVAARAINSRLVPAVRAMMTTSQGAITAKVALELLGVLEHSTVRLPLPPAPESDRETVRAGLLASGLLPA, from the coding sequence ATGGTCAGTCCCCTGGTTTCCCCTTCGGCCCCGTTCGGTCGGGTGCTCACTGCGATGGTCACCCCGTTCACCCCTGACGGTGAGCTCGACCTGGTCGCGGCCCGCCGGGTGGCGTCCCACCTGGTCGATCAGGGCAGCGACGGTCTGGTGGTCAGCGGCACCACCGGCGAGTCGCCCACCACGACCAGCGACGAGGACGGCCGGCTGCTCGAGGTCGTCCTGGACGAGGTCGGCCACCGGGCGACGGTGGTGGCCGGCGTCGGGACCAACGACACCCGCCATTCCAGCCAGTTGGCCGCACAGGCGGGCCGGCTGGGGGCGCACGGACTGCTGGTCGTCACGCCGTACTACAACAAGCCGCCGCAGGCCGGCATCCTCGCCCACATGAACGCGGTGGCCGAAGCCGGCGGCGGGGCTCCGGTGATGATGTACGACATCCCGGGCCGCACCGGGGTGCAGATCGCCGAGTCCACCTACCTCGAACTCGTCAAGAACCCGCTGATCATCGCGGTGAAGGACGCGGTCGGCGACCTGGAACGGGGAGCCTGGCTCCAGCGTGAGACCGGCATCCGGATCTACTCCGGTGACGACGCGCTGAACCTGGCCTGGCTCGCCGTCGGCGCCTCCGGCGTCGTCAGCGTGGTGTCGCATGCCGCGGCCGGCGCCTACGCGGAGATGATCCGGTCGGTCGACTCCGGCGACCTGGTCGCCGCGCGGGCGATCAACTCACGGCTGGTGCCGGCGGTGCGGGCCATGATGACGACGAGCCAGGGTGCGATCACGGCCAAGGTCGCGCTGGAACTGCTCGGTGTGTTGGAGCACAGCACGGTGCGGCTGCCGCTACCGCCGGCGCCGGAATCAGACCGGGAGACCGTCCGGGCCGGGTTGCTGGCGTCCGGACTGCTCCCGGCCTGA
- a CDS encoding YihY/virulence factor BrkB family protein, producing the protein MTSARHSDDERSALDPSARGGPRPPAEARYVEDGSSATVALHRPDPTADARPTGNGRTTSAPSPADNLTVPWHRLTAGPVPVPTGPVPTADGPVRHRWRKVAVRTMSKAWSDSLFGMSSQAAFWCALSTAPLLLALLGLVGFVAPLFGADTLTQIEHAIFVFLHQVFNKEVADNLVGNTVKTILGHGRSDVVSVGLVISLWAGSSAMSAFVEAITIAYGQHEIRHPIAERFFALGLYLMFLVAGIFGLPILAIGPEALPKLFPESWQSTATSVVNIAYYPALAVGLLLLLTSLYKVAPKHRHAWKRGLPGAVLAAVVFFVASFGLRLYLTYVYAHGLTYGALATPITFLLFYYFISMAIIIGAQFNNALLEYYPPKRPKRELRRWQKYDPARHPADAV; encoded by the coding sequence GTGACCAGTGCCCGCCACTCGGACGATGAGCGCTCCGCGCTCGACCCGAGCGCCCGCGGAGGGCCACGTCCACCGGCCGAAGCCCGGTACGTCGAGGACGGCTCGAGCGCCACCGTCGCCCTGCACCGACCGGATCCCACCGCCGACGCACGACCGACGGGCAACGGCCGGACCACCTCCGCGCCGTCCCCGGCCGACAACCTGACGGTGCCGTGGCACCGGCTGACCGCCGGGCCGGTCCCGGTGCCGACCGGTCCGGTGCCGACGGCCGACGGGCCGGTCCGGCACCGCTGGCGCAAGGTGGCCGTCCGGACCATGTCGAAGGCCTGGAGCGACTCTCTTTTCGGGATGAGCTCGCAGGCCGCATTCTGGTGTGCCCTGTCCACCGCACCCCTGTTGCTGGCCCTGCTCGGACTGGTCGGCTTCGTGGCCCCGCTGTTCGGGGCGGACACGCTGACCCAGATCGAGCACGCGATCTTCGTGTTCCTGCATCAGGTCTTCAACAAGGAGGTCGCCGACAACCTGGTCGGCAACACGGTCAAGACGATCCTCGGACACGGCCGATCGGACGTGGTGTCGGTCGGCCTGGTGATCAGCCTGTGGGCCGGGTCGTCGGCGATGAGCGCGTTCGTCGAGGCGATCACCATCGCCTACGGCCAGCACGAGATCCGGCATCCGATCGCGGAGCGGTTCTTCGCCCTCGGCCTCTACCTGATGTTCCTGGTGGCCGGGATCTTCGGCCTGCCGATCCTGGCCATCGGACCGGAGGCGCTGCCCAAGCTGTTCCCGGAATCGTGGCAGAGCACCGCCACCTCGGTGGTGAACATCGCCTACTACCCGGCGCTCGCCGTCGGACTGCTGTTGCTGCTGACCAGTTTGTACAAGGTCGCGCCGAAGCACCGCCACGCATGGAAACGAGGACTTCCCGGGGCCGTGCTGGCCGCGGTGGTCTTCTTCGTCGCCTCGTTCGGATTGCGGCTGTACCTGACCTACGTCTACGCCCATGGCCTGACGTACGGCGCGTTGGCCACCCCGATCACGTTCCTGCTCTTCTACTACTTCATCTCGATGGCGATCATCATCGGCGCCCAGTTCAACAACGCGTTGCTGGAGTACTACCCGCCGAAGCGGCCCAAGCGGGAACTGCGACGCTGGCAGAAGTACGACCCGGCCCGCCACCCGGCCGACGCCGTCTGA
- a CDS encoding DEAD/DEAH box helicase yields MAFVPIGVDPGRLRIWQKEALASYDAAASKDFLVTATPGAGKTTFALAVACRLLLSRVVDRIVVVAPTDHLRTQWADAAAAVGLNLDPTMTNAQGPVPDGAHGYVTTYAQVAGRPIIHAARSGRRRSLVILDEIHHAGDGLSWGEAVAEAFGDVHRRLSLTGTPFRTRPDERIPFVGYEMDGDLLRSIADYTYGYRQALADAVVRPVVFAAYTGVSRWRNNAGEVVAASLTDAGTRSVEAAAWKTALDPTGGWVPHVIAAMDERITHLRETGMPDAAGLVLASDQDDARAYAGVVKRLTGEQPMLILSDDPKASKKIEEFRTSTRRIAVCVRMISEGVDVPRAACLAWMTSYRTPLFFAQAVGRVVRARGVHESATVFLPAVRPLLTLAAEMEIDRNYVMAPPPKAAQDDLETLDMPVPEPAEKERSEFEFLDSQAEFAHVLHSGRAVTAEPMTAGPVTEEDEAYLGLPGLLTAEQTAAVLARRDSELRRRVDTAARNHQMGGGDLFTAAEVSSEGLSDGHAGWRAAAELRREVNQLVGRVAARTGSPHAQVHSQIRRSVPGPPSAAASAEVLERRRDHLLGML; encoded by the coding sequence GTGGCCTTCGTCCCGATCGGGGTGGATCCCGGACGCCTGCGGATCTGGCAGAAGGAGGCATTGGCGTCCTACGACGCCGCCGCGTCGAAGGATTTCCTGGTCACGGCCACCCCGGGCGCCGGTAAGACGACCTTTGCGTTGGCCGTCGCGTGCCGGTTGCTGCTGAGCCGGGTGGTGGACCGGATCGTCGTGGTGGCCCCGACCGATCACCTGCGCACCCAATGGGCCGACGCCGCCGCGGCGGTCGGGCTGAACCTCGACCCGACCATGACGAACGCGCAAGGACCGGTCCCGGACGGTGCGCACGGTTACGTGACGACCTACGCCCAGGTGGCCGGCCGCCCGATCATTCACGCCGCCCGCTCGGGCCGGAGGCGCTCGCTGGTGATCCTGGACGAGATCCACCACGCTGGGGACGGGCTCAGCTGGGGCGAGGCGGTGGCCGAGGCCTTCGGTGACGTGCACCGCCGGCTGTCGCTCACCGGCACGCCGTTCCGCACCCGCCCCGACGAGCGGATCCCGTTCGTAGGCTACGAGATGGACGGGGATCTGCTCCGCTCGATCGCCGACTACACCTACGGCTACCGGCAGGCGCTGGCCGACGCCGTGGTCCGGCCGGTGGTCTTCGCCGCGTACACCGGTGTCTCCCGCTGGCGCAACAACGCCGGCGAGGTGGTCGCCGCGTCGCTCACCGACGCCGGCACCAGGTCGGTCGAGGCGGCGGCGTGGAAGACCGCGCTCGACCCCACCGGCGGCTGGGTGCCGCACGTCATCGCGGCCATGGACGAGCGGATCACCCACCTGCGCGAGACCGGGATGCCCGATGCGGCCGGGCTGGTGCTGGCCAGCGATCAGGACGACGCCCGGGCCTACGCCGGTGTGGTGAAGCGGCTGACCGGCGAGCAGCCGATGCTGATCCTGTCCGACGACCCGAAGGCGTCGAAGAAGATCGAGGAGTTCCGCACGTCGACGAGACGGATCGCGGTGTGCGTCCGGATGATCTCCGAAGGGGTCGACGTCCCGCGGGCCGCCTGTCTGGCCTGGATGACGAGCTACCGCACGCCGCTGTTCTTCGCTCAGGCCGTCGGGCGTGTGGTGCGGGCCCGCGGGGTCCACGAGTCGGCCACCGTGTTCCTCCCGGCCGTCCGGCCGTTGCTGACCCTGGCCGCCGAGATGGAGATCGACCGGAACTACGTGATGGCCCCGCCACCGAAGGCGGCCCAGGACGACCTCGAGACCCTGGACATGCCGGTCCCGGAGCCGGCCGAGAAGGAGCGGTCGGAGTTCGAGTTCCTCGACTCGCAGGCCGAGTTCGCGCACGTCCTGCACTCCGGACGGGCGGTCACCGCCGAGCCGATGACGGCCGGCCCGGTCACCGAGGAGGACGAGGCCTACCTGGGTCTGCCCGGACTCCTGACCGCCGAGCAGACCGCGGCCGTGCTCGCCCGTCGGGATTCGGAACTTCGGCGCCGGGTCGACACCGCCGCCCGGAACCACCAGATGGGCGGTGGAGACCTGTTCACGGCGGCCGAGGTGAGCTCCGAGGGACTGTCCGACGGCCACGCCGGTTGGCGGGCCGCCGCCGAGCTCAGACGCGAGGTCAACCAGTTGGTCGGTCGCGTGGCCGCCCGGACCGGATCGCCCCACGCGCAGGTGCACTCGCAGATCCGCCGTTCGGTACCCGGCCCCCCGTCGGCCGCGGCGTCGGCCGAAGTGCTGGAGCGCCGCCGCGACCACCTGCTCGGGATGCTCTGA
- a CDS encoding DUF7455 domain-containing protein: MTGTLASPAALTAADRCDRCGAAAAVRAVLPKGGELLFCGHHAHEYSAKLEELAADLYRAAN, translated from the coding sequence ATGACCGGAACCCTGGCCAGTCCCGCAGCACTCACCGCCGCCGATCGTTGCGATCGGTGTGGAGCCGCAGCGGCGGTTCGAGCTGTTCTTCCCAAGGGCGGAGAGCTGTTGTTCTGCGGCCACCACGCCCACGAATACTCGGCCAAGCTGGAAGAGCTTGCGGCGGACCTGTACCGCGCCGCCAACTGA
- a CDS encoding cytochrome ubiquinol oxidase subunit I, whose product MDSLALARWQFGITTVYHYLFVPVTIGMALFIAIIETAWVRTRKVQYLRAAKFWGKLFLINFAVGVVTGIVQEFQFGMNWSDYSRFVGDVFGAPLAMEALLAFFLESTFIGLWIFGWDKLSPRLHVTCMWVVAAGTSASAYFILAANSFMQHPVGYTIDPVTKQARMTDIGAVLFQKLQLYTFGHVILACVLTGAVLITAVSAWFLMRRRNEDVFRPSLRLGLVGMLIGAIAVLISGDLQAKVMTDVQPMKMAAAEALYQTSQPASFSLITVGTLDGQHEVWSVRVPDLLSFMATGSFDGKVEGINNVQAEYTQLYGPGDYRPNVPLTYWMFRLMVGAGFALLVVAIVGLWLTRKGRLPTSRWVWRLAMLAVVGPYIGNSAGWVFTEMGRQPWTVVGLFKTADSVSPNVSAGEVLTSLIIFTVLYGVMAAIEARLFLRYTKAGPISADEALESITRRGPDDHDDDVDQGERVLTFAY is encoded by the coding sequence ATGGACTCCCTCGCCCTCGCCAGATGGCAGTTCGGCATCACGACCGTCTACCACTACCTGTTCGTGCCCGTGACCATCGGGATGGCGTTGTTCATCGCCATCATCGAGACGGCCTGGGTCAGGACCCGCAAGGTCCAGTACCTGCGCGCGGCCAAGTTCTGGGGCAAGTTGTTCCTGATCAATTTCGCCGTGGGCGTAGTGACCGGCATCGTCCAGGAGTTCCAGTTCGGGATGAACTGGTCGGACTACTCGCGGTTCGTGGGCGATGTCTTCGGGGCGCCGCTGGCCATGGAGGCCCTGCTGGCCTTCTTCCTGGAGTCGACCTTCATCGGGCTCTGGATCTTCGGCTGGGACAAGCTCTCCCCGCGTCTGCACGTCACCTGCATGTGGGTGGTGGCCGCCGGCACCTCGGCCTCGGCGTACTTCATCCTGGCCGCCAACTCGTTCATGCAGCACCCGGTCGGCTACACGATTGACCCGGTGACCAAGCAGGCTCGGATGACCGACATCGGGGCGGTGCTGTTCCAGAAGTTGCAGCTGTACACCTTCGGGCACGTCATCCTGGCCTGCGTCCTGACCGGCGCCGTGCTGATCACGGCGGTCTCGGCGTGGTTCCTGATGCGCCGGCGCAACGAGGACGTCTTCCGGCCGTCCCTGCGTCTTGGGCTGGTCGGCATGCTCATCGGCGCCATCGCGGTGCTGATCTCGGGTGACCTACAGGCCAAGGTGATGACCGACGTGCAGCCGATGAAGATGGCGGCCGCCGAAGCTCTGTACCAGACGTCCCAGCCGGCGTCGTTCTCGCTGATCACCGTGGGCACCCTGGACGGGCAGCACGAGGTCTGGTCGGTCCGCGTCCCCGATCTGCTGTCGTTCATGGCCACCGGCAGCTTCGACGGCAAGGTCGAGGGCATCAACAACGTGCAGGCCGAGTACACCCAGCTCTACGGTCCCGGCGACTACCGGCCGAACGTCCCGCTGACCTACTGGATGTTCCGGCTGATGGTCGGGGCCGGGTTCGCCCTGCTCGTGGTCGCGATCGTCGGGCTGTGGTTGACCAGGAAGGGCCGGCTGCCGACGTCCAGATGGGTGTGGCGGTTGGCCATGCTGGCCGTCGTCGGGCCCTACATCGGCAACTCCGCGGGGTGGGTCTTCACCGAGATGGGCCGCCAGCCGTGGACGGTGGTGGGGCTGTTCAAGACGGCGGACTCGGTGTCGCCCAACGTGTCTGCCGGGGAGGTGCTGACCTCGTTGATCATCTTCACCGTGCTCTACGGGGTGATGGCGGCCATCGAGGCCCGGCTCTTCCTGAGGTACACCAAGGCCGGCCCGATCAGTGCCGACGAGGCGCTGGAATCGATCACCCGCCGCGGGCCCGATGACCATGACGACGACGTGGACCAGGGCGAACGCGTCCTGACCTTCGCGTACTGA
- the cydB gene encoding cytochrome d ubiquinol oxidase subunit II, producing the protein MWLNQLWFLVIGVLWVGYFVLEGFDFGVGALLAVIGRDEKGRRVLINTIGPVWDGNEVWLLTAGGATFAAFPQWYATLFSGFYLPLLLILVCLIVRGVAFEFRGKGDTDEWRRNWDWAIQITSWLPAFLWGVAFGNIVNGVPLDSAHNFTGNLFTLLNPFALLSGLTTLLLFLTHGSIYLALKTTLEVRARARSMALRFGSAAVVVMAVTVGWQWGIRGTGWSGLAAVIAVAMLAGAVVLTRRGRDGWAFVASAVATLALVAGWFLALHPDVMPSSTDPAGTLTLTNAASGHYTLVVMSWVALALVPFVVAYQAWSYWIFRRRISSASIPPSPRRPAARPESLAR; encoded by the coding sequence ATGTGGCTGAACCAGTTGTGGTTCCTCGTCATCGGCGTGCTGTGGGTCGGGTACTTCGTACTCGAGGGGTTCGATTTCGGGGTCGGGGCGTTGCTGGCCGTGATCGGCCGGGACGAGAAGGGCCGGCGGGTGCTGATCAACACCATCGGTCCGGTGTGGGACGGCAACGAGGTGTGGCTGCTCACCGCGGGCGGGGCCACGTTCGCGGCCTTCCCGCAGTGGTACGCCACCCTGTTCTCCGGGTTCTACCTGCCGTTGCTGCTGATCCTGGTCTGCCTGATCGTCCGCGGGGTCGCCTTCGAGTTCCGGGGCAAGGGGGACACCGACGAGTGGCGCCGCAACTGGGACTGGGCCATCCAGATCACGTCCTGGCTGCCGGCCTTCCTGTGGGGCGTGGCCTTCGGCAACATCGTCAACGGGGTGCCGCTGGACTCGGCCCACAACTTCACCGGCAACCTGTTCACCCTGCTCAATCCGTTCGCGCTGCTCAGCGGGCTGACCACGCTGCTGTTGTTCCTCACGCACGGGTCGATCTACCTCGCCCTGAAGACGACGCTGGAGGTCAGGGCCAGGGCCAGGTCGATGGCCCTGCGGTTCGGATCGGCGGCGGTGGTGGTGATGGCCGTGACGGTCGGCTGGCAGTGGGGCATCCGCGGTACCGGCTGGAGCGGGCTGGCCGCCGTGATCGCGGTGGCCATGCTGGCCGGCGCGGTCGTCCTGACCCGGCGTGGACGCGACGGATGGGCCTTCGTCGCCTCGGCCGTGGCCACCCTGGCGCTGGTCGCCGGGTGGTTCCTGGCCCTGCACCCGGACGTGATGCCCTCGAGCACGGACCCGGCCGGCACCCTCACCCTGACCAACGCGGCGTCCGGCCACTACACGTTGGTGGTGATGAGCTGGGTCGCGCTGGCGCTGGTTCCGTTCGTGGTGGCCTACCAGGCCTGGAGCTACTGGATCTTCCGCAGGCGCATCTCCAGCGCTTCGATCCCGCCGTCGCCCCGGCGGCCGGCGGCCCGGCCGGAGAGCCTCGCCCGGTGA
- the cydD gene encoding thiol reductant ABC exporter subunit CydD has protein sequence MKPLDPALLRLAAPVRWLLAASVAIGIASAALMIVMAALIAGTLTDVLVMHRDVDAIAGRLVLLAVVVAARAALAAAAEFFARTSAAEVVIDLRHRTLVHVAALGPRWRSRRTGAGLNSVLGAGLDAMHDYLARYLPALVLATLVPAAMVAYLFSVDVETGLIVVLTLPLVPVFMALVGWYADRDTRRKWRLLAQLSGHFADVVAGLPVLVVFGRARKQASSVAAVAEEHRKASMATLRLAFLSSLVLELLSTLSVALVAVTVGLRLVDGHVGLSVALTVLILAPEAYLPLRTLGARFHAAADGVAAVDTVLNILRTPLPDNGNRTDLAAVPGIRLIGATVDHGAGRGVADVDLVAQPGRITAVQGPSGSGKSTALAMAAGLLQPDSGLVEVTTAAGWTDLSAIAPPAWRDAVAWCGQRPLLVPGTIAENLDLGGRLDPERRRLALEAVAAADFLTALPDGLETVVGDDGAGLSAGQRHRIALARALAGTQPVVLLDEPTADLDPETEEHVVDGMARLLAGRTVVLSTHRDAPLRLADRVVRLGPVPDLDRDRALEPSV, from the coding sequence GTGAAGCCGCTCGATCCCGCCTTGTTGCGGCTGGCCGCGCCGGTTCGCTGGCTGTTGGCGGCCTCTGTGGCGATCGGGATCGCCTCGGCCGCCCTGATGATCGTCATGGCCGCCCTCATCGCCGGGACCTTGACCGACGTCCTGGTGATGCACCGGGACGTCGACGCGATCGCCGGCCGCCTGGTCCTGCTGGCCGTGGTGGTCGCCGCCCGGGCTGCGCTGGCCGCCGCGGCGGAGTTCTTCGCCCGCACCTCGGCGGCGGAGGTGGTGATCGATCTGCGTCACCGGACGCTGGTGCATGTGGCCGCCCTGGGACCACGCTGGCGGAGCCGGCGCACCGGCGCCGGGCTGAACTCGGTACTGGGCGCCGGCCTCGACGCGATGCACGACTACCTGGCCCGGTATCTGCCGGCGCTGGTGCTCGCCACCCTCGTCCCGGCCGCGATGGTGGCCTACCTGTTCTCGGTCGACGTCGAGACCGGGCTGATCGTGGTCCTGACGCTGCCGTTGGTGCCCGTGTTCATGGCGCTGGTCGGGTGGTATGCCGACCGGGACACCCGGCGGAAGTGGCGCCTGCTGGCCCAGCTGTCCGGGCACTTCGCCGACGTGGTGGCCGGGCTCCCCGTCCTGGTGGTGTTCGGACGGGCGAGGAAGCAGGCCTCCTCGGTCGCCGCGGTCGCCGAGGAGCATCGCAAGGCATCCATGGCCACGCTGCGGCTGGCGTTCCTGTCCTCACTGGTGCTGGAGTTGCTGTCCACCCTGTCGGTGGCCTTGGTCGCGGTGACGGTCGGGCTGCGTCTGGTCGACGGTCACGTCGGGTTGTCGGTGGCCTTGACCGTGCTGATCCTGGCCCCGGAGGCATATCTACCGCTCCGCACCCTTGGCGCCCGGTTCCACGCCGCCGCCGACGGCGTCGCCGCCGTCGACACGGTGCTCAACATCCTCCGAACCCCGTTGCCGGACAACGGGAACCGGACCGATCTGGCTGCGGTGCCCGGCATCCGGCTGATCGGGGCCACGGTCGATCACGGTGCCGGACGGGGGGTGGCCGACGTCGACCTGGTGGCCCAGCCCGGTCGGATCACGGCCGTCCAGGGACCCAGCGGGTCCGGCAAGTCCACTGCGCTGGCCATGGCCGCGGGGCTGCTGCAGCCGGACTCGGGGCTGGTCGAGGTGACCACCGCCGCCGGGTGGACCGATCTGTCCGCCATCGCGCCGCCCGCCTGGCGGGACGCCGTCGCCTGGTGCGGGCAGCGTCCCTTGCTCGTTCCGGGCACCATCGCCGAGAACCTCGACCTCGGCGGCCGACTGGATCCCGAGCGACGGCGCCTGGCCCTGGAAGCGGTGGCCGCGGCCGACTTCCTGACGGCGCTGCCGGACGGTCTGGAGACCGTCGTGGGCGACGACGGAGCCGGGTTGTCGGCCGGTCAGCGACACCGGATCGCCCTGGCCCGGGCGCTGGCCGGGACGCAACCGGTCGTCCTGCTCGACGAACCGACGGCCGATCTCGATCCGGAGACCGAGGAACACGTCGTCGACGGTATGGCCCGTCTGCTGGCCGGGCGGACGGTCGTCCTGTCGACCCACCGCGACGCTCCACTGCGTCTGGCCGACCGGGTGGTGCGGTTGGGGCCGGTGCCGGACCTGGATCGCGATCGTGCACTGGAGCCGTCGGTATGA